The DNA segment gataTTATCATCCGGGCAGGGGGTGCCAGCCCCCGCCCGGGGGTCCCGCCGTGCGCCCCCACTCCGCGCCCggcagcagcccccaccccgcgcccggccggccccggggtCCCGGCGGGGGCCGCGCGGTCTCGCCCGCGCCGGCTGCCCCCGCCGTCTCCCCAGACGGCACTTGTTGCTCGGGATTGGAGCAATAATCGTAACCATAACGAGCCATTACGGCCTTTAACGGCTTCTGCTTTGCATTAGCGGGGCCGCTCCTTCCCCTCCAGAGCCCTGATCCAATCACCCCCCCATTAGCGCGGCTCCAGGCTCCGGCGGGCTGCGCCAGGGagaccgcccgcccgccccgccggcaccccccgccccgccaagcGCCGccggcacccccagcctgggaccctgcaccccccccgcccccagcgctgcccctgcACCCACCGCCCTCTAGCCCGGGGCCCCCGTCCTCCAacccagccctctgccccccgccgagccccctccacccactgcccccagcacagccccttccACCTCCCGTCCCCCTCGCATCCACCCGCCCCAGTAGAACCCCCCCGCGCCCGCCATCCCCCAGCTCGCCCCCCGATgtgtcccccccgcgccccccacgGTTCCGTGCggaccctgcagcccccggggtcACTGCTCGGGGGGACTCGCCCCTCGGCACAGCGGGGCCCCCCCTACTCGCCCGCACGGGGGTGGAGGCGAAACGGGACCCCCCCACACTGCCGACCCCCCCGCCCTCGGTGCCCCCGCGGTGCTCTGCTGCCCCCTGGCGGCGTCCCGTGGCACCACGCCCGCGCAAGGGCCTCTGTGATTGGCGGCGGCTGCTGTCTGTCAAGAGAGAGCTCCCCCCACCATTGGCCACCAATTGGGGGTGCCCACCCTCCCCCCAAAGCGGCTCCGGGCAGTTCCGCGGCCGTTGCCCGCAGACGGACGGCACCCCGCCGGTCCAGACCGGGCCGGTCGGAGGTCCCCTCCCGCCGAGCGCTCCGGACGGGCCCTGCGGGTCGGGGTCAGGGCCAGCACCGGGGTCAAGGTCAGCGCCCGTGCCAGCAGCGGGctgcgctccccgccgcgcccggcaGAGGGCGGCCGCGCTCCGCGCCGGCCCAGCCGTTCCCGGCATGCCTTGCGGCGCGCGGGGCGTGGCGGGAGCTGTAGTCGGCGGCGCGGGCGGTGccggccgcgccccgccccgaACCCGGAAGTGCGCGGGGAGGCGGAGGAGGTTCTAAGATGGCGTCGCCTCCTCAGGGGGGCCCGATGGCGATCGCCATGCGGCTGCGGAACCAGCTCCAGGCCGTCTACAAGATGGATCCGCTCCGGAACGaggcgagcggcggcgggcggcgggcggcgggcacgGGGCTGGCGCATGCGTGGGCGGAAGAGGGCGCCGCGCCGCCGctcggggggcgccggggccgcGCAGGCGCCGTGCGGGCCGGGCCCGCGCatgcgccgggggggggggacgcccACGCCGCGGGAGGGCGGagccgcgggggggcggggccgggacACATACGAGGGGCGTGGTCAGTTgggaggggcggggccaggcgcggggaagggggggcagggggcggggccaggcgcgggaggggcggggccagggctggggtgtGGCACAGGTAATTTacgcccagccccggccgggggtGGGACCGGCGACGGTGGGTGCCAGGTGGCCCCGTCCCTGCAGGTGCTTGGCCCCGCAGCTGGAGAGaggggccagccccagccccgtccccccaCCCTGTCACAGTGGCAGCTCCGTTACGGGCTCCGAGGCCGGGCCGTGGGGCAAAGCCATGGGTGAGCTGGGCCACGGGGTGAGGCTGGGGACGGGGTGGCTCTCAGGGCTGCTGACCCAGGAGCCAGGTCCCTTTGCATCGACCTGGGGGGATCCCTCCACCCGTGCAGGGGTGGGAGCTGCCCACAGTCCtgtgtgccccccaccctgctgtCTCTGCGGGACCTGCCCCTGTGTCCCAGGGGGTTCCTGCTGaccgtggggcaggcaggggcttcTGCGGAGGGCAAAAGCCTGGGGTGGTGTGGCCCGCCGGTGCAGGGTGCCCCTCAGGGTGCCAGCCCCGTGGGCCAGGTGACGATGGTGCAtctctgcaggaggaggtgaaGGTGAAGATGAAGGAGCTGAACGAGCACATCGTGTGCTGCCTGTGCGCTGGGTATTTCATCGACGCCACCACCATCACCGAGTGCCTGCACACGTGTGAGTCTCCAtggggcggcagcagctgcttgtgTGGCTCTGGCAGTGTGGGGTCCCCCTCCAGGCGGGGGCCAGCAGAGCATCCCCTACCTGCTGGTGGGTCCAGCGCTGCCCTGGGACCGTGGCTCCTGCCTGGAGGGCCAAGGGGGACATATCCTCCTGGTCAACACAGGGTGTctgggggtgtggggctgtgccACCGCCCTGACTTCCCCGACACCCCCTCCCTCTGGCCACAGTCTGCAAGAGCTGCATCGTGAAGTACCTGCAGACCAGCAAGTACTGCCCCATGTGCAACACCAAGATCCACGAGACGCAGCCGCTGCTCAACCTCAAGCTGGACCGCGTCATGCAGGACATAGTCTACAAACTGGTGCCTGGCCTGCAGGAGAGTGAGTGTCCTGGCATGTGAGGGGAACAGGATCTGGCGTCCCTGGCACGGGTGTCCtgtggaggctggggaggagctgtgAGGGGAAgggcccagggcagggagaggaacgGGACTTTTGGGAGGTGCTTCTTTGCTGGCTGTGGGACACTCTGTCCGTGGGTCAGGGTCTTCAAAATGCTGCTGACTGTATCTGtggtggctgctgcagcctggctggggaggtggggcCGAGTGGGGGCATCTTACTATGTAAAAATAGCCCTAGAGTGAGGGAGAAGGCATGACAAATGGCCCCCACTCACAGAGGCGGCTGTCAGGGGGCTATGGGTACCGTGCCCAGGAAGCATGCCGGATTTctcagggatggggagcagagcaaGGCGGATGCTCAGCGCTGGCACTGCGTGGTTTGGGAGGTTCAGGTGCAGGGACCGGGGCTCTGCACCGTTCCCTTGGCCGTGCTGGTGGgtggagcagctgcagagctcagtGGGGAAtggagcagggaggtgggtgcTTCGTCAGGGTGTGTTTAACCGGCTCTGGTCCCTGCTGTCAGTGCTCGGGCTCCAGCAGCCGGCCCTGCTCGGCAcagcggggctgggctgtggggacgGGAGCTGCGCGAGTCGGAGCTGTCTCCACAAGCAGTGTCCCTGGGGCCAGGCGCTGAGTGACGGCGCGATGAACCGACAGTCAGTGGTGGTGAATGTAAAGCAGCATGCGGGGAGGGCAGCCCCTGCACCGCAGGCGCAGCGGTGGGCTTGAGATTAGCCACTGTCACTcaggacggggatggggacggcgcTGGGGACACCTCTCTAGAAATCTCAGCCTGCTGTGTGGCCGCGGGGTGCTGGGCACTGCCACGGAGGGATGGAGGCCTGGGCTggatggaggggacacaggggcacaGCAAACACACAGCGTGGGTCCTGGtgccctgtcccacagcagagaggggaaaaatggggAAACGTGTGAGGGACAATGACAGCAGAGACATGtctgcatgggcagggacagggctTGCTGGCCTGTAGTGGGTGTTGGTGGAGACCCCCGGGGACACAGAGGAGACAAATGAAGAAGGGTCTGGCCACAAGAGCCGCTGGCTGTTGGCTGTGTTGCCAAGCTGAGGTCAGAGCAGCAGGATGGGACGGGGACAGCCTGGGAACCCCTACATCTGGGCACTATGGTGCGGGAAGTCCtactgggctgggggggacatggggcaagggggtgtccctgagcagcactcGCCTCTCGTCCACAGGTGAAGAGAAGAGGATCCGGGAATTCTACCAGTCCCGCGGCCTCGACCGGGTGACGCAGCCCAGCGGCGAGGGTGGGCACGCTCGGGGGGTGGCGTGGAGGGGTCTGGGGGCAACCGGCTGCGGGGGGAGAGCGGGGTTGGAGCTGGGGGGGTCACACTGCAGCGTCTCCGGGAGCCAGCCATGGCAGTCAGGCAGTGCCGTGGTGCCGGCGGGGCGGAGGCGGGCTgactcctgccccctccccacatctccccagaCACGGTTGGGGGCGACCCCATGGGGCTCCCCTACAGCACCTTCGATCACTCCCGCGCCCACTACTTCCGCTACGACGAGCACGTCTCGCTCTGCCTGGAGAAGCAGAGGTGAGTgctggcagcgcaggcagggctgtggggacgccggcagagctgctgccccttggcgtggtggggaggggggccgggggtggcatCGGGAGCTGGCCTGCGCTTGGGGCGTTGCAGCATCCTGTGCCCCCACCTCTGTGGCACTGGTAGAAGGGGGACCCGCCTGAGCCAGGGAGGGTCCTGCCACCCCCCTGGAGCTGCCCAAGCtctgtgtgtcgtcccccccccgaggccacagccctgcctggcggCTGCCAGTGTTAATAGCTGTCGGAGCGGGCGCTGCACAGCTGCCTGTCGGCTCCGACAGCAAAGTCAataagcagcagctctgggggctGTAATG comes from the Chroicocephalus ridibundus chromosome 5, bChrRid1.1, whole genome shotgun sequence genome and includes:
- the PCGF1 gene encoding polycomb group RING finger protein 1 isoform X4; translation: MASPPQGGPMAIAMRLRNQLQAVYKMDPLRNEEEVKVKMKELNEHIVCCLCAGYFIDATTITECLHTFCKSCIVKYLQTSKYCPMCNTKIHETQPLLNLKLDRVMQDIVYKLVPGLQESEEKRIREFYQSRGLDRVTQPSGEDTVGGDPMGLPYSTFDHSRAHYFRYDEHVSLCLEKQSSSKDKSKAVLQQKYVRCSVRAQIRHLRKVLCHRLGLQLQHPPRV
- the PCGF1 gene encoding polycomb group RING finger protein 1 isoform X2, with protein sequence MASPPQGGPMAIAMRLRNQLQAVYKMDPLRNEEEVKVKMKELNEHIVCCLCAGYFIDATTITECLHTFCKSCIVKYLQTSKYCPMCNTKIHETQPLLNLKLDRVMQDIVYKLVPGLQESEEKRIREFYQSRGLDRVTQPSGEDTVGGDPMGLPYSTFDHSRAHYFRYDEHVSLCLEKQSSSKDKSKAVLQQKYVRCSVRAQIRHLRKVLCHRLGLQLQHVQILFNNEALPDHMTMKQLWLSRWFGKPAPLLLHYSIKDKRR
- the PCGF1 gene encoding polycomb group RING finger protein 1 isoform X3, whose protein sequence is MASPPQGGPMAIAMRLRNQLQAVYKMDPLRNEEEVKVKMKELNEHIVCCLCAGYFIDATTITECLHTFCKSCIVKYLQTSKYCPMCNTKIHETQPLLNLKLDRVMQDIVYKLVPGLQESEEKRIREFYQSRGLDRVTQPSGEDTVGGDPMGLPYSTFDHSRAHYFRYDEHVSLCLEKQSSSKDKSKAVLQVSGGPCGCPAGLPGPEPPGSPQAQTWPHSPCSGLGLQKYVRCSVRAQIRHLRKVLCHRLGLQLQHPPRV
- the PCGF1 gene encoding polycomb group RING finger protein 1 isoform X1; the protein is MASPPQGGPMAIAMRLRNQLQAVYKMDPLRNEEEVKVKMKELNEHIVCCLCAGYFIDATTITECLHTFCKSCIVKYLQTSKYCPMCNTKIHETQPLLNLKLDRVMQDIVYKLVPGLQESEEKRIREFYQSRGLDRVTQPSGEDTVGGDPMGLPYSTFDHSRAHYFRYDEHVSLCLEKQSSSKDKSKAVLQVSGGPCGCPAGLPGPEPPGSPQAQTWPHSPCSGLGLQKYVRCSVRAQIRHLRKVLCHRLGLQLQHVQILFNNEALPDHMTMKQLWLSRWFGKPAPLLLHYSIKDKRR
- the PCGF1 gene encoding polycomb group RING finger protein 1 isoform X5, with product MASPPQGGPMAIAMRLRNQLQAVYKMDPLRNEEEVKVKMKELNEHIVCCLCAGYFIDATTITECLHTFCKSCIVKYLQTSKYCPMCNTKIHETQPLLNLKLDRVMQDIVYKLVPGLQESEEKRIREFYQSRGLDRVTQPSGEDTVGGDPMGLPYSTFDHSRAHYFRYDEHVSLCLEKQSSSKDKSKAVLQKYVRCSVRAQIRHLRKVLCHRLGLQLQHVQILFNNEALPDHMTMKQLWLSRWFGKPAPLLLHYSIKDKRR